CCCATGCTGGCCCTCGGCGGCACCGGCCACGTGTCGGCCACGGCGAACGTGATGCCGCGTGAGGTCGCCCAGCTCTACGACCTTTGCGCCGCGGGGCGCTGGGAGGAGGCGCGCGCCCTGCACTACCGGCTGCTGCCGCTGAACGAGGCCCTCTTCCTTGAGACGAACCCGGGGCCGGTCAAGACGGCGCTGGGATGGATGGGCAAGATCCACCCGGCCCTGCGGCTGCCCCTCGCGCCGCCCGGCGAGGCGACCCAGGCGAAGCTACGGCGCGTCATGGAAGACCTCGGACTCCTCGGCGCGACCTCGGGGGCGGCGGTATGAAGCGCGCCCGCTTTCTCGCGGACGGCCGCCTCCACGAGGGCGAGTGGCGCGAGGCGGAGGGGGTCCTCCTCGACGAGGCCGGGCGCGCGCATCGCCCGGACGATGTCGTCTGGCTGCCGCCGGTGGAACCGCGGCAGGTGATCGGCCTCGCCCTGAACTACGCCGATCACGCGGAGGAACTCGGCCTCGAGACCCCTCCGGAGCCGGTGCTCTTCCTCAAGCCGATCACGTCGCTCGTGGGGCACCGGGCGCCCGTCGTCTACCCGAAGGGCGTGGCCCACATGCACTACGAGGTGGAGCTGGCGGTGGTCATCGGCCGGCCGTGCCGTCGCGTGCCGGCCTCGCGGGCGCTCGACCATGTCGCCGGGTACACCATCGCCAACGACGTCACCGTGCGCGACTTCGTCGGGAACATGTACCGGC
The window above is part of the Clostridia bacterium genome. Proteins encoded here:
- a CDS encoding fumarylacetoacetate hydrolase family protein, with translation MKRARFLADGRLHEGEWREAEGVLLDEAGRAHRPDDVVWLPPVEPRQVIGLALNYADHAEELGLETPPEPVLFLKPITSLVGHRAPVVYPKGVAHMHYEVELAVVIGRPCRRVPASRALDHVAGYTIANDVTVRDFVGNMYRPPIRAKGWDTFGPIGPWLVDRDDVPNVHDLELRAYVNGELRQRGRTSQLIHDVPAIIEFVSAFMTLQAGDVLLTGTPKGISHVRPGEIMRLEIDGLGALENPVVADA